The genomic window cccaagtcacctgtggcaaagaattctacagattcaccactcgctgCCTCTGTCTATCTCTGTTCGAAAGTGACGTCCTTTTAGTTTGAGGCCGGGTCCTCTAACCCTcagctctcccactataggaaacatcctctccacatctactccgtcgaggcttttcaatatttgataggtttcagtgagagcccccctccccaccagtcaTGCAGATTTTTTTAGGTTGTGAGTTGAGGGAAgctctctgttggtcagggtcgatCACAATGTTGTGTCCTAATTGTCTATGGGATACGCAGGCCAGGACGGTACGATGCAGAGaggaagctgttgcccatgttgcAATCACTGCCTCTCCATGCAGCtaataaatccaaaggaacagcagagtccGATACAGCTTGGGTACGGTGGAGTTGCCAGTctgcgttgaactcaacgtaggactgccttagcaactccagctccaggtttttccctcggggtttactcccaaagccttccccatgagtgggtatggctacaaggcagcggaggtttcagATCATTTTTCTTCTCCTCGATTAGCAGCCttccatggctgatgagccccgtctgcccgaagcgactggttttaaggctccagcagcctgcctttgccccttctcctgtcagtagaagtcattccaccgggcttagtagctaaaccacatgagaaggccaggagctggacttggttgtcagaggctatttgatatGCACACCATTGGCTATTTAACAGGTATTGGGAGCTTaaccccattaccacccccagttATAACACCTTAAGGAATAAAACTTAGCTTGCATTGTGCAGGGAACATAACAATCAATTTTTGCACAGCCCAGTCACACATGGCAATTAATGCCTAGTTCATGCTTATTGGTGTCAGGGAGATCTCCACTCTTCAGTCAGTGCTTTCTGTTATTATTTATGCCCTCAGCTCGGTCTTTTGGTTTTAATTGTGCTTTGAAGTGCATTGCACCCTCCTAACTGTAGAGGGTGCTCCAGTCTGTTGTCTCCTTGGATACATGGCAGATGACGGAAACTGAAGCAACaaccaaagtgctggagaagctcggcgggtcagacagcatctgtggaaggaaatgggcagTCATTGTTTTGGGTTGATACCCTTTCCATGCCCGTATGAAGCATCTGCACCAGAAATACTGAGTCCATTTCTCCCCACGGAGCTGGTGAACTCCTCCAGCCAATTACAAACACAAGAGTAGCAGcaggcgacacttgtgggctacccccCAGCATATTTCAGACTGTGTTGGCCGTTGATGCAAACGACCCATTTCACCAGACAtttcgatgtatatgtgacaaatcaagctaggcttaaaaatgctggaaacacccaGCAGGTGGTGCCAACACCCATGGAGAGGGAAGCAGTGaaaacatttcagaatcaggtttaatatcactcactggcatatgtcgtgaaatgtgctgttttacGGCACATTTCAGCTGGATGATCTTCTCGCATATGtcacctgacctgccaagtttttCCAGCACTTGctgattttatttcaggtttccagcatctgcaggtctcTGAGATGTACTCGCTGTTCCTGGGGCTTTCCCCCTCACTAATGAAACACCGCAGCAGTGTAATAAAGTGGCAATGTTTTGTAACATAATGAAACACCAAAAAACCTTGTTAGTATTTATGTATGCTAACGTTTTCTCCACAGAGATAAATATCTACATAAATGCCCTATTGCACATAAGACTTCTAACATAAAGACAAGGCATTTTAAGTTTTTCTTGGTCTGTATTCAGAATCGGAATAGGTACAAGGACAGCTCCCCTCAACTTTCTTGATCATTCTCCGCATCTTAATTCCATAGACATTTCGTATTATTAATGTTTGACACTCTTCCCCCAGCCATTCAATTTAAGCCTCAACTGCTTGGAACAACTTCATTACCAGCCTTAATCCTgaaattcaccccccccccatcctaagATTCCCTCAATAAAAGGAACTTAATCAACACTTCATTGAGGGGGGCAGGggggagaggtttaccaggatgctgcccggactagagggcatgtgctataacaagaggttggacaaacttgggttgttttctttggagcgttggaggctgaggggaggatctgagagaggtttataagattatgagaggcatagatagatgaCAATATCTTTTTTCCgacagttgaaatgtctaatatccgagagcatgcatttaaggtgagagggattaattacaaaggagatgtgagggactTTTTTTTTATGTACACAAAGTGGTGGGTGtctgaggtggtggtagaggcagaacattagagacttttaagagactcttatttctgtgaggaaaatggaaggatatggacattagaCATGGCAGAAGACATCAGTTAACCATTTTCATTACTAATTTCATTGGTTTGGCtcgacactgtgggccgaaggggctgtTCCTGTGGTGTCCTGTCCCATCAATCCTTTCACCATCCACACTACGGAGTCCAAGAGTCAAAGGACATAAGCCAGGCTCAACAGCAAACATTCCCCTAAaaaccatgctggaatctttcatAGACAACACGGTCTTCCCAGTGAAAGCCTTATTTCCAGTAAGGAGTATCGTGCTGCCCCAGTACTCCAGCTCCTTCATAAAGTCTTTGACATCATTTCTCTACTTGTTGACTTGCGCCAGAGGTGGACACCAAAACATACCAGATCACTGCAGCTCCTGGTTCCTCGTCTTCCAGGGTGACAGCTCTGCTTCCCAAGGTCCGAGAGTTACTATCCAACACTCACCCCCGGTTGGGAGCCAACGTCCCATTGGATCTTACCTGTTCTCAGTAATGGGTCATCAATGATCAATTGgaggaggagaatgagaggagatgatggaggtgtaaaagatgataagaggcatagataagagtggacagccagaggccaaggctgaaatggttaatatgTTAGAACATAATTataaggtgaatggaggaacaTACAGGGTGGATGTCACGGGTAAATTGTTTTttgttacacagagtggtgtgtgctTGGGATATGCTGCCGGGGTGGTGGGACAGGCGATATACTTGGAATgtctaagaaactcttagactgACAAGGATGAAAGGAAagtgaagggaagggttagattgatcttggggtaggtgaaaaggtcagcacaatattgtgggccgaagggcctgtagtgtgctgtgaTGTTTTAATTGGACTGAATCATTGGAAGGAGGTAATTCAAGCCCAGGCTGGCATGCAGAGCGACCCTATTCCCTTCAGGCAGCGCCACCGGCATGGCTGCCCCACACTCGGCAGGTCACCCGTTTCGGCGGACGGCCGTCTGCCCGTACGCCCTGCCCCAGGAGCTCTTGGGTTACAGTCGATTTGCTCGGAAGGTGTAAGTGAGCGAGCTGCAGTTGTGTCCCCATTTGATGCCCCCGTAGAGAACCCTCACTGGGACAGGGAGAAGAGCCAACCGCATTTCCCCATTCACCCGGGGAATACACTGAACAGTACTTCCATAACACACGGCTGGAGATGAACATTACAACGTCAGCGTACCAAACTGGGGCCCGATTTAAAAGTGAATCCCTGGCCAGGGTTACCAAACACCTTGCAGTTACCAGCCAGATTTAACCCTTACAGTAACCAGCTGATTTTAATGTTTCTGCTTAATACTACAGAGAGTTGGGTTAGAGGCAATTTAAGTTGCTTGCTGTTCCAGTCAGCCCAGTTTCAAGGTCCCATTTATATTCAGATGGAAAGGGTCGCCCACAACCGCAGAAAGGTGGAACAGGGAGAGGACTCGATCTGGTCTCCGCAGGCTGGAGGCGGTGGATGCAGACGTAGTGCCAGCACTGACGTTTTACACCCCCACCGTCGCGGAGGCTCCATTCACGACGGGTCAGCGGTGGGCCGGTCAGCTGCTCGCACGGGAGGTCTGACGGATCCACGGGGCCCACGCGCCGTCAAACCCGGGGTCAGCAGGAGACGTGCGCAGTCCTCAGCTTCGACCGCCCGCTCCCTCGGTGCCTGTGGATGCAATCACAGACTCAGTTAAAACCGGGCAAATGGGGAGTGGGACTCACTCCTGGGGTCTTCTCTGCCCTTCAGTAAGATCATAACCATAAACTCATGACTGACAGAAAAATGGGAGGGCCAGGTAGGAGGGCAGGGTTAGTTTGATCTTGGTAGTTGGCACAACacagtgggccgaagagcctgtactgtgctgtaacattcGATGTTCTACAGTCTCAATACTCCATGACCTTTCAACTCTTGCTTATCAAGTATCTATTGACATCTACCTAAAATTATTAAACTGTATGACCATTTTTGGATGACGTGAAGTTCAAAAGACTCATGACCCTCTTGACCCCCATGTTCGTTTTGTGTGGGTGACTGCCTCTTTTTAAACCCTGACctccagttccagattcagcCTCGTGAGGGATCACCTCCTCCACATCCGCACCCTTCCCAAACCGCTCAGGACCTTGTATGTTCCTGCGTGGTTCCCCCGCCCCTCACTCTGCCAAACTCAGAGTACTGCTTTGTTGAACTCCTTCGCTCTGCCCGCCGCAGGAGACAGGAGCTACTGGGGGCCACCCCATTTCAATTTCCCGTTCATTCATGTTGGTCGGCTGCCTCCTCCGCTGCCgaaatgaggccacactcaggctggaggagcaacagcaccccatattccgtctgggtggcctccaacctgatggtgtgaacctTCCGATAATTTATCCCCATTCCTCTtcactttttctattccccattctggctcccctctcaccccttctcttctcctcacctgcccatcatctccctctggttcccctcctccttcccttcctccctcggtccattgtcctctcctccttcttcagccctatcacctcccagcttcttccttcatctcccctccagcaccccacccaccttcccatcacttgtctcacctatcacctgtcaacctgacacacgcacaaacacaatgctggaggtTCTCCTTCCGTTTCCGGCAGTTTAGACACATCTCGGTGTATTGCTGCCCTCCACAGGATGTACAATTAGTTACAGAGTTTCAAGAAACATGCgtagaaacagaataataaacttttcaatcagatggtGGTTCTCTTGGTGGCCAAACAAAGATATAACAggaaaacaaaatacatttaagtcagacagcctcttgaacaatatGCTTCTCTCAATTTTATATcgattacaactcagcaaaacatgctgaactgtctctggactACCACAGTCACATAATCCAGCAGGATGTCTTCCTATTATCTTTAAGTAATAGTTTAGCCCACAATGCCCCAACCCAAGTCTTGTTAATTTCACCATATCTCTACGATTTAAAGGGTAACAGTTTGAGACCTTTTTAACTAGAGGGCGACTAGAAAAGAAATGCCTTCCCTTTAATTCATTTTCCATAATTCATTTATTGCTGGAggttaggcagcacctatggagggcaataaagagtcgatgtttctaGCTCTATCAGAACTGGACAGAAAGGGAGCaggagccagagtaagaagggtggttgggttgggggggggagtggtgaggggaaggagtacaagctggcaggtgatagctgagaggggtgaagtaaaaagctgaaagctgaggagggggagggaagatgGAATCGGTACAGGGGCTGAAGGAGGAGAAATCTGGCGGAAGAGAAGTGTGGACCGTGGGGAAAGTCACGGAGGATGGTCGCTAAAGAGAAGTGAAAGGCAGGTGAGGAGGGGCAAagaggttagggttaggttgagatcaTGCGGGCAGTGGGAAAATCATCTCTCGTCACTCAAGATTCAGTGTCACGCAACTTTGATCTGGCCCCCGCCTTCGTTAACCATGTCCAACGCTGAATGAGGGATGGAAAAGAGGGGAGGAGCGAgggggagaaattgatgttcacgccGTCatattggaggctacccggatgcatattgctcctccaacctgagagtgacctcacTGCGGCAGTAGAGGTTATGGACCGACATGAGagtgggattggaattaaaatggctggccactgggaaattctgcctTTTGCCAACAGAGCCAAGCTGCTCGACTAAGCGGTTCCCCAATCTATGTCAAgcctcaccgatgtagaggaggccttgtgttccttcccctccccccatcttactctggcttcagtccccttcctttccggagCTGAGGTATTTGCAGCTCCCTTTGTTCTTATGGCAAACAGTGTTGTGGCTCCACTACACGATAATGACCGAGGTGTAACCTGAACAAGATTGAAAATGCTTCGTTCTTTGGTCTGAAAGTCCGCTGTAACTGAACAGATTGGCGACTGTCTTGTGAATCCATGGTGATTCCCACCTGTTAGTCTGGAAACTCATGCATTTCCACAGAATCGTGTACAATCCCAGCAGGAAGACAATGAAGATCGCGGCTGCCGTCATTCCTGGAAAGTAGTTTCCATAAATTTCATTGGAGTGTCAGTTAAAGTAACACACAGTGCACACTCAGTTTACAAGCTGTATGCCAACTCGTTTGCATTTAGGCATAGAAATGCAGAACACAGTACATTCAGGgtcacagttcaaagtacattcattctTAAAGAATGTTTACTATATTCAGCCTCGAAATTCATttccttacaggtagccacaaaaacAAGGAAACCCAAATGaacccatttaaaacaaagacgaccttcaaacacccaatgtgcagggagAAAAAAACAGGGTGCAATCAAAAGCAAGCAGTCAATTGAAGTTCACGAGAGTGGGTCCACAGCCGATTCAGGAGCCCATTAGGtttaggccacagcctcagctcaaACGCAGAGACAAGTAAGCCTCGAGGAGCAGAGAGCTGAGCTGGCctgtccctcacctccaaccccaaAACCTTGAGCTTTTCAACCTGGCCTGGTGGTTAAGTTATCCAAACCTGGGGCCTTTCCTCACCCTGCCACTTCGATACGCTCTCGGGCCTGGGCCTGGCAGCCTCGCGTTGCTTGTCAACGGACTGTGAATTCCTTCACAAGGAGCAATCCAAATAAAAACCCTGATATCCACTATCGGGTTCTTtgaagacctatcctgggcccaacagttGAGGGAcctcacaccagtcctcatcgagggatcagcagtggaaaaggtgagtagtttcaggttcctgggtgtcaacatctctgaagatctatcctgggcccaacatgtacAAAGCAGGCACGACAGCATCGATATTTCTTTCAAAGCTTGAGATTTACTCTGTCACCAAAGCCTCCAGCAAATAtagctgtactgtggagagcattctaactgattgcatcaccgtctggtttcGGGAGCGCCGATGCacgggatcggaaaaagctgcagaaggttggaaCTCAGTCAGCACTGCCATGGGTGGAGGTGCTGACCAGCCCGTTGGAATGAGTTGGGGTTTCCTGAAGTGGATACTGCGCGGCCTCTTCCCTGACGGGATTGGGACAAACAGTGGATGGGCAGAGTGCTGGGATCCTCCGTGAGACTGCTGGCCTTTTTCAAGCAGCTCTTCTGTGTATACAGTATGTCTTCATAGTAGGTAGGCTGTTGCCAGAGACGTGTTGGGCAATTTTAACTACCTGTAGTAGGGCTGCCATGTGGTGggttggagatacgtctctaccaaaggaggtgtaaggtgctccttccctccgctagcctgcaggtcaccctcgggcaaggtgtagcacctgcttagcccccgatcagggtcacatgaagccatggggagcaggtggtggatggtcgtacaagcagccggtgcagatcacaagtcctggtgatgtgaccactgacaccaggcagacaatctctgaagagtattgataatggctggggtcacccgtcttgtaaagacactgcccagaagaaggcaacagcaaacTGCTTCtttaggaaaatttgccaagaacaatcatggcgaTGGAAAAATCATGATTGTCCGCGTCACACAACAGGGCACATAACATATGAACGAAGTGCAGTTTCCAGACCATCCAGTGATGCAGCAAGTTAGAATGCCCtcaactgtgcatctgtagagtACCAGGTAACTAAAAATCCTACACCCTAATCCAACACCACATGCAAGTTCTTGCCTGTCAACTCAAGCCCAACGAGTAGCTCTTACCTGGAATTAATCCACTCGCTGGTGATGGACCATCGGGGTGATTGGGAACAGAATGGAACTTCTGGTCCTGCGTCACGTCttgtggggagagatgaggagcagGTTACATTTGATTCACCCAGGCAGATCATGAATAGACTTCGAATGAACTAGCCctgaacacaagaggttctgcagatgctgggaatccagagcaacacacagacaaaatgccggagcaACTCAGTGCGAGCAACTGACAGAAGGTCTGGGCCTGAAATGCTGATTGCTCATTCATTTCCGTAGACGCAGCCTGACCCGCAGAGTTTTGTGAGAATAACTAACCCAATAGTCATCATCGCTCAAAGAAACAACGGTCATTAAGTTCTCCATcacccactttcctctcctatcagatccttttTTATTCAGCAATTCACCTGGCTGGGGTGGGAAATAGACAGCCAATATCCCAGActgctccctctctgtcccttttcCCTGTCCTCCCAATCTACAGCTCCAGGTAACTGCACAACCATCGTCCAGACCATGCTCCCTTCCTGTTGCTCCCATCAGGCAAGGGGATCaggaccatcaggtcccacaccaccaggttcaggaacagttattacccctcaaccatcagatcccacaccaccaggttcaggaacagttattacccctcatccatcaggtcccacaccaccaggttcaggaacagttattacccctcaaccatcaggtcccacaccaccaggttcaggaacagttattacccctcaaccatcaggtcccacaccaccaggttcaggaacagttattacccctcaaccatcaggtcccacaccaccaggttcaggaacagttattacccctcatccatcaggtcccacaccaccaggttcaggaacagttattacccctcaaccatcaggtcccacaccaccaggttcaggaacagttattacccctcaaccatcaggtcccacaccaccaggttcaggaacagttattacccctcaaccatcaggtcccacaccaccaggttcaggaacagttattacccctcaaccatcaggtcccacaccaccaggttcaggaacagttattacccctcaaccatcaggtcccacaccaccaggatcaggaacagttattactcctcaaccatcatgtcccacaccaccaggttcaggaacagttattaccccacaaccatcaggtcccacaccaccaggttcaggaacagttattacccctcaaccatcaggtcccacaccaccaggttcaggaacagttattactcctcaaccatcaggtcccacaccaccaggttcaggaacagttattacccctcaaccatcaggtcccacaccaccaggttcaggaacagttattacccctcaaccatcaggtcccacaccaccgggttcaggttCCCCTACAACTCCTCTACcttcatggataacttcactcacctcagtgctgaatTGATTCTACTACCTACAGACTCAcattcaactcatgttctcagtatttttgtttaatttgtacattggttgtttgtcagtctttatttttcataaattctattattttcttgtaaatgcttgGAAGAGGATGTATCTTAcgatagtatatggtaacatatatgtactttgataataaattttactttggactttTGATAGTTCTTCCCCAGTTGCATCATCCTATAACTTTGCCTCTAGTAGTCCCCATCCCCTTGCTGCTTCTACCTGCTGTCCCCACCTCCCTTATTTGGCTACgtgctccaccttcctctccaatcagatgccACTATCTGCATCGGTTACCCCCCCCAGTCTctgttcctcttcccactctctccatctccGTCTGTTTACCCCCTCACCGGGTTCCACCCATTACCTGCCGGCTCCTGCTCCACCCCGTCCCCTCGCCTCTTTCCACGGGGTATCTCCTTTCAATCTCCCAGTGCGGACGaagggtctctgacactgagttgctccagcatcttgTCGCACGTATCCAGTGTCAAGTTTGGAACTCTGAATTGAGCAGCAACACCTATTTTGCACGGAGAATGTTGTAAAGAATACTTACTGTCCATACACCTGCCCAAGGTACAGGGTTGTGGGGGACTTGTGGTGTTCTAAGACAAGAAAGAGAGAACATTGTACTCAGAGCGGGAAGGACCACCAACTGCCCCTTCCCGCAAATTCggtcagtggccaccttattagataTACCTGTAcacatgctcattaatgcaaatgtctaaacggccaatcacgtggcagcaactccataTAGAAAGACATGCTGGCAAAGTCGAGAGGTTCACTTGTtgttcaaacatcagaacggggaagaggTATGATCTCAGTGTCTTTGATTGTgcgatgattgctggtgccagacagggtggattGAATATTTCAGAAACCATTGATCTCCTGGGTTCTGCACACCCAACAGAATGTTTAGtctgaaaaaacaaaaaaaacatccagccAGTGGCAGCTCTAGAGGCAAAAAAGCCTCATTAATGGGAGCGGTCAGAGGGGAATGCCacactggttcaaggtgacaggaactcaaataacctcacgttacagcagtggtgggcagaagagcatctccgaacgcacaacacgtcgatccttgaagtggatgggctacagcagcagaagaccttgaACTTGCACTCAGTGACCATTTCACATAGTtcgggaggtacctaataaagtggccactgagcataatGCAACAGGTTATTGAATAGACTCTGAAATCCCACGAGCAGTCTTTCCACATTTCGGGAGTGAGGTCGCTCCTGAGTGCACCAAGCACAGACACCAGCTGGAGTACCCACCCTTGGCCTCATTGACCTCTGAGCACATCTTCAGGTCCTCACGGAGTTTGAACACTGTTGTACAATGTTTCATCAAGAACCCGTTAACACTTTCCTGGAGTTTGCAAAAGTGTGGTTTACATCAGTCAGCTCAAACACCAGCCGCCTagtgacgtgtgtgtgtgtgtgtgtgtgtgtgtgtgtgtgtgtgtgtgtgtgtgtgtgtatgtgtgtgagtttgtctgtctgtgtccctgtgtgtgtgtgagtgtgtgtgtgtgtgtgtgtgtgtgtgtgtgtgtgtgtgtgtgtgtgtgtgtgagtttgtctgtctgtgtccctgtgtgtgtgtgagtgtgtgcacgtgcacgtgagtgtgtgtgcgtctgtctgtgtccctgtgtgtgtgtgtgtggtgtgtgtgtatgtgtggtgtgtgtgtgcgtg from Hypanus sabinus isolate sHypSab1 chromosome 1, sHypSab1.hap1, whole genome shotgun sequence includes these protein-coding regions:
- the sb:cb288 gene encoding uncharacterized protein sb:cb288 produces the protein MTAWVYPGYCGSSPHPRTCQQNTTSPPQPCTLGRCMDNVTQDQKFHSVPNHPDGPSPASGLIPGMTAAAIFIVFLLGLYTILWKCMSFQTNRHRGSGRSKLRTAHVSC